A single region of the Brachypodium distachyon strain Bd21 chromosome 3, Brachypodium_distachyon_v3.0, whole genome shotgun sequence genome encodes:
- the LOC100832474 gene encoding transcription factor IBH1-like 1, with protein sequence MHAPTSSRKFKKAFMEQLLVSLQVAGLTSKTMGLQERRDAVRLSSDVAMAVARGRAAPWARALVARHASERRNEALLRRILGGAGYESAAAAGRSRKIVRRSHGACRRKRIKSSVMAASSGSNGGAMVARRMVKKRLQVLRKLVPGGEALHGSFSLLSQVLDYVACLKTQVELMQRLCKGSPAAA encoded by the coding sequence ATGCATGCCCCAACAAGTAGTAGAAAGTTCAAGAAGGCATTCATGGAGCAGCTCCTGGTGAGCCTGCAGGTGGCCGGGCTCACGTCCAAGACCATGGGCCTCCAGGAGCGCCGGGACGCCGTGCGGCTCTCCTCGGACGTGGCCATGGCGGTCGCCAGgggccgcgccgcgccctgGGCGCGCGCGCTCGTGGCTCGGCACGCCTCAGAACGGCGCAACGAggcgctcctccgccgcatcctgggcggcgccggctacgagagcgcggcggccgccggcaggagcaggaagatcgTGAGGAGGTCGCACGGCGCctgcaggaggaagaggatcaAGAGCTCTGTGATGGCGGCGTCGAGCGGCAGCAATGGCGGGGCAATGGTGGCCAGGAGGATGGTGAAGAAGAGGCTGCAGGTGCTCAGGAAGCTTGTGCCGGGAGGGGAGGCCCTCCATGGCAGCTTCTCCTTGCTCAGCCAGGTCCTGGACTATGTGGCGTGCTTGAAGACACAGGTGGAGCTCATGCAACGCCTCTGCAAAGGATCCCCAGCTGCTGCCTAA
- the LOC100832787 gene encoding uncharacterized protein LOC100832787, with protein MAGFATSRPASFALAAFLTFLSIFAFLLAVGAERRRSTGKVVPDQYDDRSYCLYDTDASTVYGVAAFFVLLLAQVLVTGVTRCLCFGPALSSRGCTVASFVLSWLTFLTAEACLIGGSAKNAYHTKYLGYYMKHDLVTCATLRKGVFAAAAAMMLINLVASLMYYWSYTKAATGGFIKHQNEVGIGMTDYGLDKGGSGP; from the exons ATGGCTGGGTTCGCGACCTCGCGCCCGGCCTCCTTCGCGCTGGCCGCGTTCCTCACCTTCCTCAGCATCttcgccttcctcctcgccgtcggcgccgagcgccgccgcagcacc GGGAAGGTGGTGCCGGACCAGTACGACGACCGGTCCTACTGCCTCTACGACACCGACGCCTCAACCGTCTACGGCGTCGCCGCTTTCttcgtgctcctcctcgcgcagGTGCTCGTCACCGGCGTCACCCGATGCCTCTGCTTCGGCCCGGCGCTCTCCTCCCGCGGATGCACCGTCGCCTCCTTCGTCCTCTCCTG GCTGACATTTCTCACCGCGGAAGCTTGCCTTATTGGAGGATCTGCGAAGAATGCATACCACACCAAGTATCTAGGTTATTACATGAAGCATGACCTGGTCACTTGTGCCACACTGCGCAAAGGAGTGTTTGCAGCGGCTGCTGCCATGATGCTCATCAACCTCGTGGCGTCTCTAATGTACTACTGGAGCTACACAAAAGCTGCGACCGGCGGGTTCATCAAGCACCAAAACGAAGTCGGCATAGGCATGACTGATTATGGTCTCGACAAGGGTGGATCTGGACCCTGA
- the LOC100833098 gene encoding noroxomaritidine synthase, translating into MAISFLQELLISTLVLSVPLYFYFKSSTRSSKNNTVLPTNWPIVGILPSLIANIHNLHGYVAHVLAASGQSFRAHGPAGTGMRFFVTCDPANVRHIFTTNQANFPKGAEFAEIFDVMRGSFFTVDGEPVRRQRAKIQTVLGGPRLLARMAASCRDKVEKALLPLFTDMARMGTPFDLQDVVARFVFDVTATPVFGVDPGLLSRIGMPMPPVDAAVAMDTVMEVALFRHTVPASCWKAMRWLRVGPERKLAAAHAVLRGFITEMMEKRIKKSREEDVQKGAAPAVDIVSSYINDPEYCEENGGGLLRATLINYMIAGRDTIGTTLPWVFYNLAKSPHAVSIIRDELSPIASRKATGADTMMIFEPEETKPLVYLTAALYESLRLYPPGPIERKTVVAGDVLPSGHEVRAGDTVFISLHAMGRMEGVWGKDCLEYNPGRWLPETGEEDGVGKAKRLRYVPSHKFLAFNSGPRMCLGKDIALMQLKTVVAAVVWNFDVEVVEGQSVEPKLSCILQIKNGLVVKLKKRQM; encoded by the coding sequence ATGGCAATCTCGTTCCTGCAAGAGCTGCTCATCTCCACGCTCGTGCTATCTGTTCCCCTATACTTTTACTTCAAATCTAGCACTAGATCATCAAAGAACAACACAGTGCTCCCCACAAACTGGCCAATAGTGGGCATTCTCCCTTCCCTCATCGCCAACATCCACAACCTACACGGCTATGTGGCCCatgtccttgccgcatccGGGCAAAGCTTCAGGGCGCACGGCCCAGCTGGGACCGGGATGCGGTTCTTCGTCACCTGCGACCCCGCCAACGTCCGGCACATCTTCACCACGAACCAGGCAAACTTCCCCAAGGGCGCCGAGTTCGCCGAGATCTTCGACGTCATGCgcggcagcttcttcaccgtGGACGGCGAGCCTGTGCGCCGGCAGCGGGCCAAGATCCAGACCGTGCTGGGCGGCCCGCGGCTGCTCGCGCGCATGGCGGCGTCCTGCCGCGACAAggtggagaaggccttgctcCCGTTGTTCACGGACATGGCGAGGATGGGAACCCCGTTTGATTTGCAGGACGTTGTTGCGAGGTTCGTGTTTGATGTCACGGCCACGCCGGTCTTCGGCGTCGACCCTGGGCTACTGTCCCGGATCGGCATGCCGATGCCGCCCGTGGACGCGGCCGTGGCCATGGACACGGTCATGGAGGTGGCCCTGTTCCGGCACACCGTGCCGGCTTCTTGTTGGAAGGCGATGCGGTGGCTGCGCGTCGGGCCCGAGAGGAAGCTCGCGGCCGCGCACGCCGTGCTTCGAGGGTTCATCACGGAGATGATGGAGAAGAGAATAAAAAAGAGCAGAGAAGAAGACGTGCAGAAGGGAGCTGCTCCGGCCGTGGACATCGTGTCATCCTACATCAACGACCCAGAGTACTGCGAGGAGAACGGGGGCGGCTTGCTCCGGGCGACGCTCATCAACTACATGATCGCCGGGCGCGACACGATCGGCACCACCTTGCCATGGGTCTTCTACAACCTCGCCAAGAGCCCCCACGCCGTGTCGATCATCCGCGACGAGCTATCCCCCATCGCCTCCCGGAAAGCCACAGGCGCCGACACCATGATGATCTTCGAGCCGGAGGAGACGAAGCCACTGGTCTACCTTACGGCGGCCTTATACGAGTCCCTGAGGCTGTACCCCCCGGGCCCGATCGAGCGCAAGACGGTGGTGGCCGGCGACGTGCTGCCAAGCGGCCACGAGGTGCGAGCCGGGGACACGGTCTTCATTTCTCTTCACGCCATGGGGAGGATGGAGGGCGTGTGGGGGAAAGACTGCCTGGAGTATAACCCCGGCAGGTGGCTGCCGGAGacgggggaggaggacggggTTGGCAAAGCCAAAAGGCTGCGGTACGTGCCGTCGCACAAGTTTCTGGCGTTTAATTCCGGCCCGAGGATGTGCCTGGGCAAGGACATCGCGCTCATGCAGCTTAAGACTGTTGTGGCTGCCGTGGTGTGGAATTTTGATGTGGAGGTGGTGGAAGGGCAGAGCGTGGAGCCGAAGCTGTCCTGTATATTGCAGATCAAGAATGGACTCGTGGTGAAGCTCAAGAAGCGACAAATGTAA
- the LOC100828099 gene encoding uncharacterized protein LOC100828099 isoform X1 — protein sequence MLFQRFRAPQDEITVGRSSTRNYDALVTMIIVLGIAMLQLLQLYFYIASDWFKVYLISKYVTMPRWQSNEKIQKIIAFIVSWKSFRHWENKVGQYSLLHTFSCTRRKWNALCRRTAGLVEETRKGRAKKAIENLPNELKQAVINSLVRSSGRLTNGATSLRANRAEQFLWACTGLPTVTHTILIWHIATTLCDEALDAGVGLGDQLPNERGDGRGMRSHASVASTLSKYCAYLVAFAPKLLPDHSYDSTVIFDALVDEASVLLAGDVSMQQRYRTLMSLDAGLEDKSLIVIGAQLGRQLMELVTEPALQWKILSEFWAEMMLYITPSSDATAHLETLTRGGEFITHLWTLLTHAGILDREDSYGTP from the coding sequence ATGCTTTTCCAGCGTTTCCGAGCACCTCAAGACGAAATAACAGTCGGCAGGAGCAGCACAAGAAACTACGATGCTTTGGTAACCATGATAATAGTGCTTGGAATTGCAATGCTGCAGCTATTGCAGCTCTACTTTTACATTGCTTCAGATTGGTTCAAGGTGTACTTGATTTCCAAGTATGTGACGATGCCTAGATGGCAGAGCAATGAAAAGATTCAGAAGATAATTGCATTCATCGTGAGTTGGAAGTCTTTTCGCCACTGGGAGAATAAGGTTGGGCAGTACTCTTTACTGCACACATTCAGTTGTACGCGAAGAAAATGGAATGCTCTCTGCCGTCGGACAGCCGGCCTTGTTGAAGAGACCAGAAAAGGCCGTGCAAAGAAGGCCATTGAAAATCTGCCCAATGAGCTAAAGCAAGCAGTGATAAACTCGTTGGTCAGAAGTTCTGGACGGCTGACGAATGGGGCCACATCGCTGAGAGCCAATCGAGCTGAGCAATTCCTGTGGGCATGTACTGGTCTTCCAACCGTGACCCACACCATATTGATCTGGCACATTGCTACAACTCTCTGTGATGAGGCACTGGATGCAGGAGTAGGACTCGGAGACCAACTCCCCAATGAACGTGGAGACGGCAGGGGGATGAGATCCCACGCCTCGGTCGCTTCCACCTTGTCAAAATATTGCGCATACTTGGTAGCATTTGCGCCAAAGCTGCTGCCAGATCACAGCTATGATTCCACAGTTATATTTGACGCACTGGTTGATGAAGCCAGTGTGCTGCTTGCAGGTGATGTGTCAATGCAGCAGCGGTACCGCACTTTGATGTCCTTGGATGCTGGCCTGGAAGACAAAAGCCTCATCGTGATTGGCGCTCAGCTAGGGAGGCAGCTGATGGAGTTGGTCACTGAACCGGCGCTGCAATGGAAGATACTTTCAGAGTTCTGGGCAGAGATGATGCTATACATCACGCCATCAAGCGATGCCACCGCACACCTGGAGACGCTGACAAGGGGAGGAGAGTTCATCACGCACCTGTGGACTCTTCTTACGCATGCTGGAATACTGGATCGAGAAGACTCTTACGGGACACCTTGA
- the LOC100828099 gene encoding uncharacterized protein LOC100828099 isoform X2, protein MLQRQSKVDMGVIASTTTGINSPRSQFIRIEALVLIGIVVLFLLLVLGSYRRQCSHEAVKIIVWGAYTVSYTLVSYTMGLMQSYHVGSSLFAVWAVCLMLILGNVDSLSAYSLHDNDNWKRIYIQQLVQFFWVGWLVGAYGERDLSIQLWFLIIISMYTTSTLMKSFRSASKSYHLPDHTKWVADYMRYEHELENTVVPNPIHMHGYSYIVTGEHVGTICQPPDYLFRFKPDETKLITVEQIWKCNAKLLHHQYRESSRLKDICLSMALSKMLKRRFAGFDLAESKLQKTHDFVFKHYFTVITLMSEPSGSLRWN, encoded by the exons ATGCTCCAAAGGCAGAG CAAAGTCGACATGGGAGTTATTGCGAGCACCACCACGGGGATCAATAGCCCAAGATCCCAGTTCATCCGCATTGAAGCACTGGTTCTCATCGGCattgttgtcttgttcctcCTCCTTGTACTCGGCTCGTACCGTCGGCAGTGCAGCCATGAGGCAGTCAAGATCATTGTTTGGGGAGCCTACACGGTCTCGTACACCTTGGTGAGCTACACCATGGGATTGATGCAGTCTTACCACGTGGGCAGTAGCTTATTCGCGGTGTGGGCCGTTTGCTTGATGCTGATCCTAGGAAATGTTGACTCCCTCTCAGCCTATAGCTTGCATGATAATGATAACTGGAAGAGGATATACATCCAGCAGCTTGTCCAGTTCTTCTGGGTTGGTTGGCTAGTAGGTGCATACGGGGAGCGCGATTTATCTATCCAACTGTGGTTCTTAATCATAATTTCTATGTACACTACTTCAACGCTAATGAAGTCCTTTCGATCAGCAAGCAAATCTTACCATCTTCCTGACCACACAAAATGGGTAGCAGACTACATGAGGTATGAGCACGAGCTGGAAAACACTGTTGTGCCAAACCCCATACACATGCACGGGTACAGTTATATAGTTACTGGAGAACATGTTGGGACAATATGCCAGCCGCCAGACTACTTGTTCAGATTCAAGCCTGATGAGACCAAGTTAATCACAGTGGAACAGATCTGGAAATGCAACGCGAAGCTGCTACATCACCAGTATCGAGAGAGCTCAAGACTAAAAGACATTTGCCTCTCCATGGCCCTGTCCAAGATGCTCAAGCGTAGGTTCGCTGGCTTTGATCTCGCGGAATCAAAGCTTCAGAAGACACATGATTTCGTGTTCAAACACTACTTTACAGTGATAACACTTATGAGCGAGCCTTCAGGGTCATTGAGGTGGAACTAG
- the LOC100828099 gene encoding uncharacterized protein LOC100828099 isoform X3 yields MGVIASTTTGINSPRSQFIRIEALVLIGIVVLFLLLVLGSYRRQCSHEAVKIIVWGAYTVSYTLVSYTMGLMQSYHVGSSLFAVWAVCLMLILGNVDSLSAYSLHDNDNWKRIYIQQLVQFFWVGWLVGAYGERDLSIQLWFLIIISMYTTSTLMKSFRSASKSYHLPDHTKWVADYMRYEHELENTVVPNPIHMHGYSYIVTGEHVGTICQPPDYLFRFKPDETKLITVEQIWKCNAKLLHHQYRESSRLKDICLSMALSKMLKRRFAGFDLAESKLQKTHDFVFKHYFTVITLMSEPSGSLRWN; encoded by the coding sequence ATGGGAGTTATTGCGAGCACCACCACGGGGATCAATAGCCCAAGATCCCAGTTCATCCGCATTGAAGCACTGGTTCTCATCGGCattgttgtcttgttcctcCTCCTTGTACTCGGCTCGTACCGTCGGCAGTGCAGCCATGAGGCAGTCAAGATCATTGTTTGGGGAGCCTACACGGTCTCGTACACCTTGGTGAGCTACACCATGGGATTGATGCAGTCTTACCACGTGGGCAGTAGCTTATTCGCGGTGTGGGCCGTTTGCTTGATGCTGATCCTAGGAAATGTTGACTCCCTCTCAGCCTATAGCTTGCATGATAATGATAACTGGAAGAGGATATACATCCAGCAGCTTGTCCAGTTCTTCTGGGTTGGTTGGCTAGTAGGTGCATACGGGGAGCGCGATTTATCTATCCAACTGTGGTTCTTAATCATAATTTCTATGTACACTACTTCAACGCTAATGAAGTCCTTTCGATCAGCAAGCAAATCTTACCATCTTCCTGACCACACAAAATGGGTAGCAGACTACATGAGGTATGAGCACGAGCTGGAAAACACTGTTGTGCCAAACCCCATACACATGCACGGGTACAGTTATATAGTTACTGGAGAACATGTTGGGACAATATGCCAGCCGCCAGACTACTTGTTCAGATTCAAGCCTGATGAGACCAAGTTAATCACAGTGGAACAGATCTGGAAATGCAACGCGAAGCTGCTACATCACCAGTATCGAGAGAGCTCAAGACTAAAAGACATTTGCCTCTCCATGGCCCTGTCCAAGATGCTCAAGCGTAGGTTCGCTGGCTTTGATCTCGCGGAATCAAAGCTTCAGAAGACACATGATTTCGTGTTCAAACACTACTTTACAGTGATAACACTTATGAGCGAGCCTTCAGGGTCATTGAGGTGGAACTAG